From a region of the Tenggerimyces flavus genome:
- the efeU gene encoding iron uptake transporter permease EfeU: MLATFVIGLREGLEAALIVGIVAAFLRQRGKLDALRYVWLGVLAAVVSCGAIAIGLILLQSELTQQAQEALETVIGLLAVAMVTYMVLWMRKHSRGLKHDLEGAAEHALAQGSAFALVGMAILAVLREGIETVVFLLALFRTAETPALAGVGAALGLVIAIGIGYAIYKGGVRLNLSRFFRITGFVLVLVAAGLLMSAAHTAHSAGWINFGQQQALDLSWLVEPGTIRESLLTGVLGLQPKPTVIEVVVWLVYFIPLALYVCWPAKRQPRPASSTSVERPAP; encoded by the coding sequence GTGCTCGCCACGTTCGTCATTGGCCTGCGGGAGGGCCTCGAGGCGGCCCTGATCGTCGGCATCGTCGCCGCGTTCCTCCGGCAGCGGGGGAAGCTCGACGCCCTTCGCTACGTCTGGCTCGGCGTGCTCGCCGCGGTCGTCAGCTGCGGAGCAATCGCGATCGGCCTGATCCTGCTGCAGTCCGAGCTGACCCAGCAGGCCCAAGAGGCGCTCGAGACCGTCATCGGCCTGCTCGCCGTCGCGATGGTCACGTACATGGTCCTCTGGATGCGCAAGCACTCCCGCGGCCTCAAGCACGATCTCGAAGGGGCCGCCGAGCACGCGCTCGCGCAGGGATCGGCGTTCGCGCTGGTCGGCATGGCGATTCTCGCCGTGCTGCGCGAGGGCATCGAGACCGTCGTGTTCCTGCTCGCCCTGTTCCGCACCGCCGAGACCCCGGCCCTGGCGGGCGTCGGTGCGGCGCTCGGGCTGGTGATCGCGATCGGCATCGGGTACGCGATCTACAAGGGCGGCGTACGGCTCAACCTCAGCAGGTTCTTCCGCATCACCGGCTTCGTGCTCGTCCTCGTCGCCGCCGGCCTGCTCATGTCCGCGGCCCACACCGCGCACAGCGCCGGCTGGATCAACTTCGGCCAGCAGCAGGCGCTCGACCTCAGCTGGCTCGTCGAGCCGGGCACAATCCGCGAGTCCCTCCTCACCGGCGTCCTCGGCCTGCAGCCCAAGCCGACCGTCATCGAGGTCGTCGTCTGGCTCGTCTACTTCATCCCGTTGGCGCTGTACGTCTGCTGGCCGGCCAAGCGGCAGCCGCGTCCAGCCAGCAGCACATCCGTAGAAAGGCCCGCACCGTGA
- a CDS encoding deoxyguanosinetriphosphate triphosphohydrolase, with the protein MDLPWSSPPEGYGALDVERWVTEPPKRAGRTPFARDRARVLHSATLRRLAAKTQVLGPNTDDFIRNRLTHTLEVAQVGRELGQAFGCDPDIVDTACLAHDLGHPPFGHNGERALDEITSQIGGFEGNAQTLRLLTRLEAKSFDETRSAGLNLTRASLDAATKYPWRRGFGPPGSGEKFGVYDDDLDVFTWLRAPSPAEGRRCLEAQVMDFSDDVAYSVHDVEDAVVSHRVDLHALADPGARRDVWKVVRDWYVADAADEELDEAYARLREFGYWPDTTYDGGRRALAALKDMTSQLIGRFCIATQTATHEVYGEGVLTRYRADLVVPREEQVEIAVLKGIAAHYVMRSDERMALLTKQRDIVHELVSALRLAVPRGLDPAFQEDFEQANDDAARLRVVVDQVASLTDSSALALHAKLTR; encoded by the coding sequence ATGGATCTTCCGTGGAGCTCGCCGCCGGAGGGGTATGGGGCCCTCGACGTCGAACGCTGGGTCACCGAGCCGCCGAAGCGGGCTGGGCGGACGCCGTTCGCGCGGGACCGGGCTCGGGTGCTGCACTCCGCCACGCTCCGGCGCCTCGCTGCGAAGACGCAGGTCCTCGGTCCCAACACCGACGATTTCATCCGCAACCGGCTCACCCACACGCTCGAGGTCGCGCAGGTCGGCCGCGAGCTGGGGCAGGCGTTCGGGTGCGATCCCGACATCGTCGACACGGCATGCCTCGCGCACGACCTCGGCCACCCGCCGTTCGGGCACAACGGGGAACGCGCGCTCGACGAGATCACCAGCCAGATCGGCGGATTCGAGGGCAACGCGCAGACGCTCCGGCTCCTCACCCGGCTCGAGGCGAAGTCGTTCGACGAGACCCGGTCGGCAGGTCTCAATCTCACCCGCGCGAGCCTCGATGCCGCGACCAAGTACCCGTGGCGCCGGGGCTTTGGCCCGCCCGGCAGCGGCGAGAAGTTCGGTGTGTACGACGACGACCTCGACGTCTTCACCTGGCTCCGCGCGCCGTCACCCGCGGAGGGGCGGCGCTGCCTGGAGGCGCAGGTGATGGACTTCTCCGACGACGTCGCCTACTCCGTCCACGACGTCGAGGACGCCGTCGTCTCCCACCGAGTCGACCTGCACGCCCTCGCCGACCCGGGCGCGCGCCGGGACGTGTGGAAGGTCGTACGGGACTGGTACGTCGCCGACGCCGCCGACGAGGAGCTCGACGAGGCGTACGCGCGGCTGCGCGAGTTCGGCTACTGGCCGGACACAACGTACGACGGCGGCCGCCGTGCGCTGGCCGCGCTGAAGGACATGACCAGCCAGCTGATCGGCCGGTTCTGCATCGCCACGCAGACCGCCACCCACGAGGTGTACGGCGAGGGCGTGCTCACCCGCTATCGCGCCGACCTCGTCGTGCCGCGCGAGGAACAGGTCGAGATCGCCGTACTCAAAGGGATCGCGGCCCACTACGTAATGCGCTCCGACGAACGGATGGCGCTCCTTACCAAGCAGCGCGATATCGTCCACGAGCTCGTCTCCGCCCTCCGGCTCGCCGTCCCGCGCGGCCTGGACCCGGCGTTCCAGGAGGACTTCGAACAGGCGAACGACGACGCGGCCCGCCTCCGCGTCGTCGTCGACCAGGTCGCGTCCCTCACCGACTCCTCAGCCCTCGCCCTGCACGCCAAGCTGACCCGCTAG
- a CDS encoding superoxide dismutase family protein, whose product MRRSIAFAAVVLCALGLVAQPAAAHSSEPLPVVEVVSYQPSDSGAEAVTYDPSLVPVGATAVVVSVPVSVGTVVALQVRGLEPNREYGAHVHVGSCGPDPMTAGPHFQNVPDPVTPSTDPAYANPENEVWLDLTTNALGIGKAASTVSWRFDGRPAASLVLHEHHTHTAPGEAGTAGSRLACASVPFRDVP is encoded by the coding sequence ATGAGACGTTCCATCGCTTTTGCCGCTGTTGTCCTCTGCGCTCTCGGCCTCGTCGCCCAGCCGGCCGCAGCACATTCGTCGGAGCCGCTGCCGGTGGTCGAGGTGGTCTCGTACCAGCCGTCCGACTCCGGCGCCGAGGCGGTGACGTACGACCCGTCGCTGGTGCCGGTCGGCGCGACCGCGGTGGTGGTGTCGGTGCCGGTCTCGGTCGGCACAGTGGTCGCGCTGCAGGTCCGCGGGCTGGAGCCGAACCGCGAGTACGGCGCGCACGTGCACGTCGGTTCCTGCGGGCCGGATCCAATGACCGCCGGGCCGCACTTCCAGAACGTGCCGGATCCGGTCACACCGTCGACCGACCCCGCGTACGCCAACCCGGAGAACGAGGTCTGGCTCGACCTCACCACGAACGCGCTGGGCATCGGCAAGGCCGCGTCGACCGTCTCGTGGCGCTTCGACGGACGGCCCGCGGCGTCGCTCGTTCTGCACGAGCACCACACCCACACCGCGCCTGGCGAGGCGGGAACGGCGGGCAGCCGGCTCGCGTGCGCGTCGGTGCCCTTCAGGGATGTCCCCTAG
- the efeB gene encoding iron uptake transporter deferrochelatase/peroxidase subunit has product MTSAERSGFSRRGLLIGAAGAGGVAVGATASGLFNAVNADEPAPPPTDVVPFFGAQQAGVATPVQDRLVFASFDVVSDRREDLVAMLKEWTSAAAKLTAGDPVGEVAGHPMAPPEDTGEALGLPAANLTLTVGFGPSLFDQRFGLEAKKPAVLHEIPALPADELDLGRSHGDLCVQACADDAQVAFHAIRNLLRIGRGTVVMRWCQLGFGRSSTTTRSQSTPRNLMGFKDGTNNILSESPADMDAFVWVGDETDQQWMRGGTYVVSRRIRILVESWDRDRLEDQEAVIGRQKVGGGPLTGVRERDVVDLAAKNKQGELVVDTNAHIRLAAPASNDGQKILRRGFNFTDGMDPRTGQLDAGLFFICFQKDPAKQFVAIQRRLGATDLLNEYIKHVASAVFACPPGLREGQWWGQDLFS; this is encoded by the coding sequence GTGACCTCGGCCGAACGGTCCGGGTTCTCCCGTCGCGGCCTGCTCATCGGCGCCGCGGGCGCCGGTGGCGTCGCGGTCGGCGCCACGGCGTCGGGGCTGTTCAACGCGGTGAACGCCGATGAGCCGGCGCCGCCGCCCACCGACGTCGTGCCGTTCTTCGGCGCGCAGCAGGCGGGCGTCGCGACGCCGGTCCAGGACCGGCTGGTGTTCGCCTCGTTCGACGTGGTGAGCGATCGTCGCGAGGACCTGGTCGCGATGTTGAAGGAGTGGACGTCCGCCGCCGCCAAGCTCACCGCCGGCGACCCGGTCGGCGAGGTCGCCGGACATCCGATGGCGCCGCCGGAGGACACCGGCGAGGCGCTCGGGCTGCCCGCTGCCAACCTCACGTTGACAGTGGGCTTCGGGCCGTCGCTGTTCGACCAGCGCTTCGGCCTCGAGGCGAAGAAACCCGCTGTCCTACACGAGATTCCGGCCCTCCCCGCCGACGAGTTGGACCTGGGCCGGTCGCACGGCGACCTCTGCGTGCAGGCCTGCGCGGACGACGCGCAGGTCGCGTTCCACGCGATCCGCAACCTGCTCCGCATCGGCCGCGGCACCGTGGTCATGCGCTGGTGTCAGCTGGGCTTCGGGCGTTCGTCGACAACCACGCGTTCGCAGTCGACGCCGCGCAACCTGATGGGCTTCAAGGACGGGACGAACAACATCCTGTCCGAGAGCCCCGCGGACATGGACGCGTTCGTGTGGGTCGGCGACGAGACCGACCAACAGTGGATGCGTGGCGGTACGTACGTCGTCTCCCGCCGGATCCGCATCCTGGTCGAGTCGTGGGACCGCGACCGGCTCGAAGACCAGGAAGCGGTGATCGGCCGGCAGAAGGTCGGCGGCGGCCCGTTGACCGGCGTACGTGAACGCGACGTGGTCGACCTCGCCGCGAAGAACAAGCAGGGCGAGCTCGTCGTCGACACCAACGCGCACATCCGGTTGGCCGCGCCGGCGAGCAACGACGGGCAGAAGATCCTGCGCCGCGGCTTCAACTTCACCGACGGCATGGACCCGCGAACCGGTCAGCTCGACGCGGGACTGTTCTTCATCTGCTTCCAGAAGGACCCCGCCAAGCAGTTCGTCGCGATCCAGCGCCGGCTCGGCGCGACGGACCTGTTGAACGAGTACATCAAACACGTCGCGAGCGCTGTCTTCGCCTGCCCTCCTGGGCTGCGCGAAGGCCAGTGGTGGGGCCAGGACCTGTTCTCCTGA
- a CDS encoding SigE family RNA polymerase sigma factor, which translates to MPIEPERVSREDAFADFVRARWSAAMRFAYALTLDHGHAEDLAQDSFAKLWFRWSRARDGNPEGYLRRIMTSTFLASRRRRWWGEHPSAQLPDVAAREAHSRVDDWDALRRAMRELSPRQRAAVFLRYAEDRSEQEVADLLGCSVGTVKQHTSRGLASLRSSGLDVTATLESVPGGEEHA; encoded by the coding sequence ATGCCGATCGAACCCGAACGGGTTTCGCGCGAGGACGCGTTCGCCGACTTCGTCCGTGCACGCTGGTCGGCGGCGATGCGGTTCGCGTACGCCCTGACCCTCGACCATGGCCACGCCGAGGATCTGGCGCAGGACAGTTTTGCCAAGCTCTGGTTTCGCTGGTCGCGGGCGCGCGACGGCAACCCGGAGGGCTACCTGCGCCGCATCATGACGTCGACGTTCCTGGCCAGTCGTCGACGCCGATGGTGGGGCGAGCATCCGTCCGCGCAGCTCCCCGACGTCGCCGCCCGGGAGGCGCACTCCCGGGTCGACGACTGGGACGCGTTGCGGCGCGCCATGCGCGAACTGAGCCCGCGACAGCGGGCGGCGGTCTTCCTCAGGTACGCGGAGGACCGGTCCGAGCAGGAGGTCGCGGACCTGCTCGGCTGTTCGGTCGGCACCGTGAAACAGCACACCTCCCGCGGGCTCGCCAGCCTGCGCAGCTCCGGGCTCGACGTCACCGCGACGCTCGAGTCCGTCCCAGGAGGAGAGGAACATGCCTGA
- a CDS encoding phytanoyl-CoA dioxygenase family protein, translating into MTTLAAELLPLLPTEDDVAFYRSHGYWISGAILPDSVIDTAEAGMARLYAGSTDHVLPGREGIPGWSPADGDVLRKNDWASLQVDELSSLVRHPLIAACAAVLSGAASIRLWHDQLLYKPAESSQAASGRVNVGWHTDRQYWRTTSSTEMLTAWVPFHSVGEVEGVVSFVEGSHLFDDDIVLDFFNPDLSQLDSVRSSHDVRIAVHEIPRGGMSFHHCRTIHGSGPNLSGAPRRSIAVHLQPGDNHFVEHQRPDGSLAHHGNDDLVRRGADGHPDYTDPAICPQLY; encoded by the coding sequence ATGACGACTCTCGCCGCTGAGCTGCTGCCGCTGTTGCCGACCGAGGACGACGTCGCCTTCTACCGCTCGCATGGCTACTGGATCTCCGGCGCGATCCTGCCCGACTCGGTGATCGACACGGCGGAGGCCGGGATGGCGCGGCTGTACGCGGGCTCCACCGACCACGTTCTGCCCGGCCGGGAGGGTATCCCGGGATGGTCGCCTGCCGATGGCGACGTGCTGCGCAAGAACGACTGGGCCTCGTTGCAGGTCGACGAGCTCTCCTCGCTCGTTCGGCATCCGCTGATCGCCGCCTGCGCCGCCGTGCTGAGCGGCGCGGCCTCGATCCGGCTGTGGCACGACCAGTTGCTGTACAAGCCGGCGGAGAGCTCGCAGGCCGCGTCGGGGCGGGTGAACGTGGGGTGGCACACCGATCGCCAGTACTGGAGGACGACCTCGAGTACGGAGATGCTGACCGCCTGGGTGCCGTTCCACTCGGTCGGCGAGGTCGAGGGCGTGGTGTCTTTCGTGGAGGGAAGCCATCTGTTCGACGACGACATCGTGCTGGACTTCTTCAACCCGGACCTGTCGCAGCTGGACTCGGTGCGGTCGTCCCACGACGTACGGATCGCGGTGCACGAGATCCCGCGCGGAGGGATGAGCTTCCACCACTGCCGCACGATCCACGGCAGCGGCCCCAACCTCAGCGGCGCGCCACGCCGGTCGATCGCGGTCCACCTGCAGCCGGGCGACAACCACTTCGTCGAACACCAGCGGCCGGACGGCTCGCTCGCCCACCACGGCAACGACGACCTGGTCCGACGCGGAGCGGACGGCCACCCCGACTACACCGACCCAGCGATCTGCCCGCAGCTGTACTGA
- the efeO gene encoding iron uptake system protein EfeO yields MNVRHLAILAVPLALLVPAGCQKVATSSDTPEDRNVAITIADSGCTTDRAEIPAGPATFKVTNKDAKVVNEAELVNADGRILGERENLTPGLSASFSLNLDAGDYTIYCPGAETESAAFKVTGEAKAASQPPSEVGDQLEQGVAGYADYVKAQTGQLVTATKAFTDAVRAGDLDKSKELYGQARVYYERIEPVAESFGDLDPAIDARANDVEDPTKWTGFHPIEQSLWEKKTAADLTKLADQLDADVTKLDGLVQTTTYQPADLANGATTLLAEVASSKITGEEERYSHLDLLDFWANVDGAKRSFDLLTPALKRIDGQLVTTVNERFTDVNHALAQYRDGNSFKLYTDLTKPQIKELADKVDALAEPLSKVAEKVVSFK; encoded by the coding sequence GTGAACGTTCGCCACCTGGCGATCCTCGCCGTCCCCCTCGCACTCCTCGTCCCTGCCGGCTGCCAGAAGGTCGCCACCAGCTCTGACACGCCGGAGGATCGGAACGTCGCGATCACCATCGCCGACAGCGGTTGCACGACCGACCGTGCCGAGATCCCCGCCGGACCGGCGACGTTCAAGGTGACCAACAAGGACGCCAAGGTCGTCAACGAGGCCGAGCTCGTCAACGCCGACGGACGCATCCTCGGCGAACGCGAGAACCTCACGCCGGGGCTGTCCGCCTCGTTCTCGTTGAACCTCGACGCCGGCGACTACACGATCTACTGCCCTGGCGCGGAGACCGAGAGTGCGGCGTTCAAGGTCACCGGCGAGGCGAAGGCCGCGAGCCAGCCGCCGTCGGAGGTCGGCGACCAGCTCGAGCAGGGCGTCGCCGGGTACGCCGACTACGTCAAGGCGCAGACCGGGCAGCTGGTCACCGCGACCAAGGCGTTCACCGACGCCGTACGGGCGGGCGACCTGGACAAGTCCAAGGAGCTGTACGGACAGGCGCGCGTCTACTACGAACGGATCGAGCCGGTCGCGGAGAGCTTCGGCGACCTCGACCCGGCGATCGACGCGCGGGCGAACGACGTCGAGGACCCGACGAAGTGGACCGGGTTCCACCCGATCGAGCAGTCCCTGTGGGAGAAGAAGACCGCTGCGGACCTGACGAAGCTCGCCGACCAGCTCGACGCGGACGTGACGAAGCTCGACGGTCTCGTCCAGACGACCACGTACCAGCCGGCAGACCTCGCGAACGGTGCCACCACGCTGCTCGCCGAAGTCGCGAGCTCGAAGATCACCGGTGAAGAGGAGCGCTACTCCCACCTCGACCTGCTCGACTTCTGGGCGAACGTCGACGGCGCGAAGCGCTCGTTCGACCTGCTCACGCCGGCGCTGAAGCGGATCGACGGGCAGCTCGTCACCACTGTCAACGAGCGCTTTACAGACGTCAACCACGCCTTGGCGCAGTACCGCGACGGCAACTCGTTCAAGCTCTACACGGATCTGACCAAGCCGCAGATCAAGGAGCTCGCCGACAAGGTCGACGCGCTGGCCGAGCCGCTGTCGAAGGTCGCGGAGAAGGTGGTGTCGTTCAAGTGA